In one window of Tripterygium wilfordii isolate XIE 37 chromosome 1, ASM1340144v1, whole genome shotgun sequence DNA:
- the LOC119995416 gene encoding uncharacterized protein LOC119995416 — MVHRNCFEVLDRSLNDILFPTEYLPCGGKTVLLGGDFKQILPVIVKGSRKEMNKFATWLLEIGEGKAEVIKMNDDEEYPSWIKIPSNLRVIPREGDIKDITIEIYDNIETSYADPEYLKERAILTATNDVVDLINSRVIIHTI; from the exons ATGGTACACCGTAActgttttgaagttttggaCAGATCCTTAAATGACATTCTTTTCCCCACTGAGTATTTACCATGTGGAGGTAAAACTGTTCTTCTTGGTGGTGATTTCAAACAGATTCTTCCTGTCATTGTCAAAGGTTCAAG aaaagagatGAATAAATTTGCTACTTGGCTTCTAGAGATTGGGGAAGGCAAAGCTGAAGTAATCAAGATGAATGACGACGAAGAATATCCAAGTTGGATAAAAATACCTTCTAATCTCCGTGTAATTCCCAGGGAAGGAGACATAAAAGATATAACTATTGAGATATATGACAATATTGAAACATCATATGCTGATCCTGAATATTTAAAAGAAAGAGCAATTCTTACTGCTACTAATGATGTTGTTGATTTAATAAATTCACGTGTTATTATTCATACAAtctga